A DNA window from Solanum lycopersicum chromosome 3, SLM_r2.1 contains the following coding sequences:
- the GMP gene encoding GDP-mannose pyrophosphorylase, with product MKALILVGGFGTRLRPLTLSVPKPLVEFANKPMILHQIEALKAVGVTEVVLAINYQPEVMLNFLKEFEASLGIKITCSQETEPLGTAGPLALARDKLIDDSGEPFFVLNSDVISEYPFKEMIQFHKSHGGEASLMVTKVDEPSKYGVVVMEESTGQVERFVEKPKLFVGNKINAGFYLLNPSVLDRIQLRPTSIEKEVFPKIAAEKKLYAMVLPGFWMDVGQPRDYITGLRLYLDSLKKHSSPKLASGPHIVGNVIVDESAKIGEGCLIGPDVAIGSGCVIESGVRLSRCTVMRGVRIKKHACISGSIIGWHSTVGQWARVENMTILGEDVHVCDEIYSNGGVVLPHKEIKSSILKPEIVM from the exons ATGAAGGCACTTATCCTTGTTGGAGGGTTCGGTACTCGGCTCAGGCCACTCACCCTCAGCGTCCCAAAGCCACTTGTCGAATTTGCTAACAAACCAATGATTTTGCATCAG ATCGAGGCTCTCAAGGCTGTTGGAGTAACCGAAGTTGTACTGGCTATTAACTACCAACCTGAG GTGATGCTGAACTTCTTGAAAGAATTTGAGGCAAGCCTTGGAATCAAGATCACCTGTTCTCAAGAAACTGAACCACTTGGCACTGCTGGTCCTCTTGCTTTGGCTAGAGATAAGCTGATAGATGACTCTGGTGAACCATTTTTTGTTCTTAACAGTGATGTTATCAGTGAATATCCATTTAAGGAGATGATTCAATTCCACAAATCCCATGGTGGTGAGGCTTCTTTGATGGTGACCAAG GTGGATGAGCCTTCTAAATATGGTGTTGTCGTCATGGAAGAATCCACAGGGCAAGTAGAGAGATTTGTGGAGAAGCCAAAGTTATTTGTTGGCAACAAGATCAACGCTGGATTTTACCTACTGAACCCTTCTGTCCTAGACAGAATTCAATTACGGCCAACATCTATTGAGAAAGAGGTTTTTCCGAAAATTGCAGCAGAGAAGAAACTGTATGCAATGGTGCTACCTGGATTTTGGATGGACGTTGGCCAACCAAGAGATTACATTACTGGCCTCAGACTCTATCTGGATTCTTTAAAGAAACACTCTTCACCTAAATTGGCTTCAGGACCACACATTGTCGGAAATGTCATAGTGGATGAATCTGCTAAGATCGGAGAGGGTTGTTTGATAGGACCAGATGTTGCAATTGGTTCTGGTTGTGTGATTGAGTCTGGAGTTAGACTCTCCCGTTGCACTGTGATGCGAGGAGTCCGCATCAAGAAACATGCATGCATCTCAGGTAGCATCATTGGTTGGCACTCTACTGTTGGACAATGGGCTCGTGTTGAGAACATGACCATTCTCGGAGAAGATGTTCATGTTTGTGATGAAATTTACAGCAATGGTGGTGTAGTTTTGCCCCACAAGGAGATCAAATCCAGCATATTGAAACCTGAAATCGTGATGTGA
- the LOC101268660 gene encoding protein RESPONSE TO LOW SULFUR 3-like, producing MFTTIVVPAAQTKASAVPESEVLRRRNEELEKELKKSIEREEKMKEELNKTWEKLRVAEEAEERLCSQLGEFEAEAVDQARIYRTRIHTLMDQLSTAQKLVQSDQITITDSQ from the coding sequence atGTTTACCACCATTGTTGTGCCGGCGGCCCAAACAAAGGCCTCCGCGGTGCCGGAGAGCGAGGTGCTGCGAAGAAGAAACGAGGAATTGGAGAAGGAATTGAAGAAGAGCATTGAACGAGAAGAGAAAATGAAAGAGGAATTGAATAAGACATGGGAGAAGCTGAGGGTGGCGGAGGAGGCGGAGGAGCGCCTCTGTTCTCAGCTCGGAGAATTTGAAGCAGAGGCTGTGGATCAGGCTCGGATCTACCGAACCAGAATCCATACTTTAATGGATCAGCTTTCGACGGCACAAAAACTTGTCCAGTCAGATCAAATTACCATTACCGATTCTCAATGA
- the LOC138347690 gene encoding uncharacterized protein, producing MNSAPPLGHSQGQHINIPPLFNGEHYSWWKTRMKDFIQAEDYELWVRITNGPLIPTITDSEGNKVPKPIEKYGETNYKMLGKNAKAKCILVCGLGPDEFNRISSYTSAKQIWDTLKNAHEGTTQVRKFRIARLCSEYEAFKMKPGESLQDMITRFTTVVNELISLGKVYTIEEQVDKVLRTLPRSWEIKVTVIREAKDLTNMTLDELVGNLKTY from the coding sequence ATGAATTCTGCACCTCCTCTTGGGCATAGTCAAGGGCAACACATCAACATACCACCATTATTTAATGGAGAACACTACTCTTGGTGGAAGACAAGAATGAAAGATTTCATTCAAGCTGAAGATTACGAACTATGGGTTAGAATTACTAATGGACCATTAATTCCTACTATTACTGATAGTGAAGGGAATAAGGTACCTAAACCTATAGAAAAGTATGGAGAAACCAATTACAAGATGTTAGGAAAGAATGCAAAAGCTAAGTGCATTTTGGTATGTGGATTAGGACCTGATGAGTTTAACCGCATCTCTAGTTATACCTctgcaaaacaaatatgggACACTTTAAAAAACGCTCACGAAGGTACAACTCAAGTTCGTAAATTCAGAATTGCCCGACTTTGTTCTGAATATGAAGCTTTCAAGATGAAACCCGGAGAATCACTTCAAGATATGATCACCAGATTTACCACTGTTGTAAATGAGTTAATATCCTTGGGCAAAGTATACACCATTGAGGAACAGGTAGACAAAGTACTAAGGACTCTGCCTAGATCATGGGAAATTAAAGTTACTGTAATCAGAGAAGCCAAAGATCTAACCAATATGACTTTGGATGAATTAGTAGGAAATCTCAAAACTTATTAG
- the LOC101243684 gene encoding protein RESPONSE TO LOW SULFUR 3-like, with amino-acid sequence MAPTIAVPSTQTTPHHRRETSAVPESEVLRRRNEELEKELKKSFEREEKMREELQKTWKRLRVAEERLCSQLGEFEAEAVDQARAYRTRVMNLMDQLSLAQKLLQSASVVVPTSQ; translated from the coding sequence ATGGCGCCGACTATAGCAGTGCCTTCCACCCAAACAACACCGCATCACCGCCGCGAGACCTCCGCCGTGCCGGAGAGCGAGGTGCTCAGAAGAAGAAATGAAGAGTTGGAGAAGGAATTGAAGAAGAGTtttgagagagaagagaaaatgaGAGAGGAGTTGCAGAAAACATGGAAGCGGCTGAGGGTGGCGGAGGAGCGGCTCTGTTCTCAGCTCGGAGAATTCGAAGCCGAGGCTGTTGATCAGGCTCGGGCTTACAGGACACGTGTTATGAATCTAATGGATCAACTCTCTTTGGCTCAGAAACTTCTCCAGTCGGCTTCCGTTGTTGTCCCCACTTCCCAATGA
- the LOC101243970 gene encoding protein RESPONSE TO LOW SULFUR 2-like, translating into MFSTIAVPSGKANPHRREVSTVPESEVLRRRNEELEKELKKSIEREEKMKEELQKTWDRLRVAEEAEERLCSQLGELEAEAVDQARAYRTRVINLMDQLSLAQKLLESASISR; encoded by the coding sequence ATGTTTTCCACCATTGCTGTACCTTCCGGCAAAGCAAATCCTCACCGGCGGGAAGTTTCCACCGTGCCGGAGAGCGAGGTTCTACGGAGAAGAAACGAGGAGTTGGAGAAGGAATTGAAGAAGAGCATTGAAAGGGAAGAGAAAATGAAAGAGGAATTGCAGAAGACGTGGGACCGGCTGAGGGTGGCGGAGGAGGCGGAGGAGCGGCTCTGCTCTCAGCTCGGTGAACTTGAGGCGGAAGCTGTTGATCAGGCTCGGGCATACAGGACACGTGTCATCAATCTGATGGATCAACTCTCTTTGGCTCAGAAACTTCTAGAGTCAGCTTCTATTTCTCGATGA